One genomic window of Salvia miltiorrhiza cultivar Shanhuang (shh) chromosome 4, IMPLAD_Smil_shh, whole genome shotgun sequence includes the following:
- the LOC131021377 gene encoding mitochondrial import receptor subunit TOM7-1-like produces the protein MASRVSLKAGKGKVVRKSAAADEEESSVAAAGKFVKEWSTWAMKKAKVVTHYGFIPLVIIIGMNSEPKPSLSQLLSPV, from the coding sequence ATGGCTTCGAGGGTGTCTCTGAAGGCCGGGAAAGGAAAGGTCGTCAGGAAATCCGCGGCGGCGGACGAAGAGGAGAGTtcggtggcggcggcggggaAGTTCGTCAAGGAGTGGAGCACCTGGGCCATGAAGAAGGCCAAAGTCGTCACTCATTACGGCTTCATCCCGTTGGTTATCATCATCGGCATGAACTCGGAGCCCAAACCATCTCTCTCTCAGCTCCTCAGCCCCGTATGA